The following nucleotide sequence is from Aneurinibacillus soli.
CACCACAAGTAAAATCCCTTCATACCAGTTTGTACTTCCATCGCGTGCAATCGAAGAAGCGATGAAGGTAGCAACCCCGATAGCAGCCAGTTCATAAGAAGTGAACACGAGATCCATTTGATTGCCGAAGAACAGGCTGACAAACACAAGAGTTGGTGCTACGAACAGGGCGATCTGCAGGCTACTTCCGACGGCGATCTCGACAGATGCGCCAATTTTATTTTTCATCGCCAGGAAAATCGCAGCGCTATGTTCTGCTGCATTCCCGACAATGGCAATGACAAACGCCCCGACGAAGATTTCAGACCAGCCAAGCGATTTGGCGACTGCCTCAATGCTGTGTACGAGCCATTCGCTTGTGATCGCTACAAATACAGTGGCAACGAGCAGAATCAGGACAGAGACTCCTTTGCTCCATATCGCACCCTCCTCTTCATCAGAGGCGTTCTCATCAGAGAGAACATCTTTATGCGTAATCATGGAGAAGATGAGCCATAAAATATACGACACAATCAAAAGCCCTGAGATCATGAGGCTAAGCTGATTGATATGCGGGACGTTCAATTGCCTCATAAAGACGGCCGGGATAAACAGAGAAATGACAGCGAGTAGCATCAGAGAAGAATTATGCCCGGCAAGCAGGGCGTTAAAACGCTGTTGTTTGAACTTGATCCCGCCTGCTATGACGCTTAAACCGAGTACAAGCAGCAGGTTGCCGATAATGGAGCCGGTAATACTTGCCTTCACCATATCGAACAAGCCTTCTTTAATGAGAAAAATTGCAATAATTAATTCAGCGGCATTGCCGAATGTGGCATTTAAAAAACCACCGACACGCTCACCTGCATAATGCGATACGCTTTCCGTTGCTTTCCCAAGCAACGCGGCAAGTACGATGATTGCAGCGGCTGCGGTTGTGAACTGTAGGCCTGATGAATGAGTAAAATAGTGGGCCCAGGCGCTTAGTGCTGTGAAAAATACGACCAAACTGTAAAACAGTTTTTGTTTCAAATTCATACCTCACTTTCTTTATGTACTTTTTCTTACATGAAGATACTCCTTTTTATTAGAAATTAAAAGTAAAACATGGCGGGGGACAAGAAGAAAAAGCGGAATTGTCGCCTAGACGCATCCGCTTTCTGTGTACAGTTAGTTGCAGAAAATATGCTTGCCGATCTTCTTAATCTGTGGTCGACTCCAAATCCACTTCGATGTCGCGGTGTCTGGATTGAAATAGTACAGCGCACCGCCAGTTGGGTCCCAGCCATTCAGGGCATCTTGCACTGCTTTAACCGCTGTTTCATTCGGAGTTAGCCAGATCTGACCATCTGCTACAGCCGTAAAAGCTCCGGGTTCAAAAATAACAGCACTAGGTGAATGAGGAAAGGATGGGCTTTTCACCCGGTTGAGAATGACGGCGGCCACTGCTACCTGACCGATATACGGCTCGCCACGTGATTCTCCGTATACGGCGTTTGCCATAATGTTTAGTTCGTTTTTAGAGAAGCTAACGTTTGTTTTTGGTAGCTTTGTAGGTGCGGAAGCTGCTTCGGACTTGGTTGTATCGGTTTTCGCAGGCGCTGTTTGTTGCGTGCCTGTGGAGTCCATCCCTGGTCGCCAGTCTTTTGTGGCTTCCCACAGCTTCAGTTTTGTTTTCGGCCCGAGTATTCCGTCGATGGGCATGCCGAATTCATACTGGAAGTTGCGTAGCCCGTTATACGTGCGCCACGAGAAGGTACCATCCACTGCTCCGGTATAAAAACCAAGAAATTTGAGCCGTCCCTGCATTTCAGTAACATCTTTGCCGCTTGATCCGACGTATACTGTCTCCTTGCTGAATCCATGCGCAGGCAAT
It contains:
- the cax gene encoding calcium/proton exchanger; this encodes MNLKQKLFYSLVVFFTALSAWAHYFTHSSGLQFTTAAAAIIVLAALLGKATESVSHYAGERVGGFLNATFGNAAELIIAIFLIKEGLFDMVKASITGSIIGNLLLVLGLSVIAGGIKFKQQRFNALLAGHNSSLMLLAVISLFIPAVFMRQLNVPHINQLSLMISGLLIVSYILWLIFSMITHKDVLSDENASDEEEGAIWSKGVSVLILLVATVFVAITSEWLVHSIEAVAKSLGWSEIFVGAFVIAIVGNAAEHSAAIFLAMKNKIGASVEIAVGSSLQIALFVAPTLVFVSLFFGNQMDLVFTSYELAAIGVATFIASSIARDGSTNWYEGILLVVVYIILGTAFYFI
- the sleB gene encoding spore cortex-lytic enzyme, whose protein sequence is MKKYTRHNRTWPVVLILVVAMTMPWLAPLPAHGFSKETVYVGSSGKDVTEMQGRLKFLGFYTGAVDGTFSWRTYNGLRNFQYEFGMPIDGILGPKTKLKLWEATKDWRPGMDSTGTQQTAPAKTDTTKSEAASAPTKLPKTNVSFSKNELNIMANAVYGESRGEPYIGQVAVAAVILNRVKSPSFPHSPSAVIFEPGAFTAVADGQIWLTPNETAVKAVQDALNGWDPTGGALYYFNPDTATSKWIWSRPQIKKIGKHIFCN